From Phragmites australis chromosome 5, lpPhrAust1.1, whole genome shotgun sequence, a single genomic window includes:
- the LOC133918230 gene encoding sialyltransferase-like protein 4 — MRVLPLALADAVFFGVTAILIYLSGLSTYGSAGVSEADLAALAALQGGFSKCVDANGLGLKAVGGEDYCRVAIQYPSDTVSKWKDPKTGEAEGLSFEFNLCEAVASWEQVRNSTTVLTKEYIDALPNGWEEYAWRRINKGILLNKCRNRTLCMQKLSLVLPETSPYMPRQFGRCAVVGNSGDLLKTKFGDEIDSCDVVIRENGAPIQNYTEYVGTKSTFRLLNRGSAKALDKVVELDETKKEVLIVKTTIHDIMNQMIRELPITNPVYLMLGTSFGSSAKGTGLKALEFALSICDSVDMYGFTVDPGYKEWTRYFSESRKGHTPLHGRAYYQMMECLGLVKIHSPMRGDPGRVVKWLPTKDTIEAARVASEKLLKRPGVGSDGPLGTCTMVKKREKGKEPNRSGLRDAAMKHLEYMKGGTRYPLDRNAGGGYLCMINDR; from the exons ATGCGGGTGCTCCCCCTCGCGCTCGCCGACGCCGTCTTCTTTGGCGTGACCGCCATCCTCATCTacctctccggcctctccacGT ATGGCAGCGCTGGGGTTTCGGAGGCGGACTTGGCGGCGCTCGCCGCGCTGCAGGGTGGCTTCAGCAAGTGCGTG GATGCAAATGGGCTAGGACTGAAAGCGGTGGGTGGAGAGGACTACTGTCGAGTTGCGATACAATACCCAAGTGACACAGTTTCTAAGTGG AAAGATCCAAAAACTGGAGAGGCTGAAGGTTTATCATTTGAGTTCAATCTGTGCGAAGCTGTTGCCTCATGGGAGCAG GTTCGAAATAGTACAACAGTACTCACAAAGGAGTACATTGATGCTTTGCCAAATGGCTGGGAGGAGTATGCATGGCGCAGGATCAACAAAGGAATCCTTCT GAACAAGTGCCGGAACAGAACTCTTTGCATGCAGAAGCTCTCGTTAGTTCTACCTGAGACATCACCATATATGCCTCGCCAATTTGGTAGATGTGCTGTTGTTGGGAACTCTGGTGATCTtcttaaaactaaatttgggGATGAAATTGATTCTTGTGATGTTGTCATCAGAGAAAATGGTGCACCCATCCAG AATTACACTGAATATGTTGGTACCAAGAGTACATTTCGCCTTCTGAATAGAGGTTCTGCAAAGGCACTAGATAAAGTTGTTGAGCTAGATG AAACAAAAAAGGAGGTACTGATCGTTAAGACGACAATACATGATATCATGAACCAAATGATTCGG GAACTTCCGATAACCAATCCAGTATACCTCATGCTAGGCACATCATTTGGTTCCTCTGCTAAAGGAACTGGGCTTAAAGCTCTTGAATTTGCTCTCTCCATCTGTGACAGCGTTGACATGTATGGATTTACAGTagacccaggttacaaggaatG GACAAGGTACTTTTCAGAGTCCAGAAAGGGACACACTCCACTACATGGTAGAGCATATTATCAAATGATGGAATGTCTTGGT CTGGTAAAAATCCACTCACCGATGCGAGGTGATCCTGGCAGGGTAGTAAAGTGGCTCCCAACCAAGGATACCATTGAAGCTGCAAGAGTTGCTTCTGAGAAATTATTGAA GAGACCTGGGGTTGGAAGCGATGGCCCTCTGGGCACTTGCACCATGGTAAAGAAGCGCGAGAAAGGGAAGGAACCAAACAGATCTGGTCTCCGAGATGCTGCCATGAAGCACCTTGAGTACATGAAAGGTGGCACCAGGTATCCCCTGGATAGGAATGCCGGGGGTGGGTACCTCTGCATGATCAACGATAGATAG
- the LOC133918229 gene encoding butanoate--CoA ligase AAE1-like, with amino-acid sequence MEGTILCAANHAPLTPISFLERTALVYPDRPAIVASGAAPRAWREIRDRCLRLAAALAGLGVARHDVVAVFAQNISAFCELHFGIPMAGAVICALNSRLDATMASVLLQHSEAKIVFVDCALLDIAQEALRLISEAGARPPVVVLIKELLDESSPTTVRGDRYYEYEALLSSRESADFAIRWPADENEPIALNYTSGTTSRPKGVVYSHRGAYLNSLAAVLLNDMAAMPVYLWTVPMFHCNGWCLVWGVAAQGGTNVCVRKVTGAAIFDSIALHGVTHMGGAPTVLSMIVNAMAEERRPLPGGRPITVMTGGAPPPPQVLFRMEELGFLIIHSYGLTETYGPATVCTWKPEWDALPPEERAAIKSRQGLHHLGLEVDVKDPTTMRSVPADGRTMGEVMFRGNTVMSGYYKDSAATAEAMAGGWLRSGDLAVRHGDGYVKIRDRSKDIIISGGENISTIEVEAALFAHPALMEAAVVGRPDEYWGETPCAFVTLRDGAEGVGAEEVMAFCRARLPHYMAPRTVVFVAELPKTATGKVQKFALREQAKAMGSISLSSSKQGGGSGTGRSKL; translated from the exons ATGGAAGGCACCATTCTGTGCGCCGCCAACCACGCGCCGCTCACGCCCATCAGCTTCCTCGAGCGCACCGCGCTCGTCTACCCGGACCGCCCCGCCATCGTCGCCTCcggcgccgcgccgcgcgcctGGCGGGAGATCCGGGACCGCTgcctccgcctcgccgccgccctcgccggACTCGGCGTCGCCCGCCACGACGTG GTTGCTGTGTTCGCTCAAAACATTTCTGCCTTTTGCGAGCTCCATTTCGGCATCCCGATGGCTGGTGCCGTCATCTGCGCGCTCAACTCGCGCCTCGACGCCACCATGGCGTCCGTCCTGCTGCAGCATTCGGAGGCCAAGATCGTCTTCGTCGACTGCGCGCTGCTTGACATCGCCCAAGAAGCTCTCCGGCTCATATCCGAAGCCGGAGCGAGGCCTCCCGTTGTGGTGTTAATCAAAGAGCTTCTCGACGAATCATCGCCAACAACTGTGCGAGGTGATCGGTACTACGAATACGAGGCCCTTTTGAGCAGCAGGGAGTCGGCGGACTTCGCGATCCGATGGCCGGCCGACGAGAACGAGCCGATCGCGCTGAACTACACGTCAGGGACGACGTCGAGGCCGAAGGGAGTCGTGTACAGCCACCGCGGGGCGTACCTGAACAGCCTCGCGGCCGTGCTCCTGAACGACATGGCGGCGATGCCGGTGTACCTGTGGACCGTGCCCATGTTCCACTGCAACGGCTGGTGCCTCGTCTGGGGCGTGGCGGCGCAGGGCGGCACCAACGTCTGCGTCCGGAAGGTCACTGGGGCCGCCATCTTCGACAGCATCGCGCTGCACGGGGTGACCCACATGGGCGGCGCGCCGACGGTGCTGAGCATGATTGTGAACGCCATGGCGGAGGAGCGGCGGCCGTTGCCCGGCGGGAGGCCGATCACCGTTATGACCggcggcgcgccgccgccgccgcaggtgCTGTTCCGGATGGAGGAGCTGGGGTTCCTCATCATACACTCGTACGGCCTGACGGAGACCTACGGCCCAGCGACTGTGTGCACGTGGAAGCCGGAGTGGGACGCACTTCCGCCGGAGGAGCGCGCGGCGATCAAGTCCCGGCAGGGGCTCCACCACCTGGGGCTGGAGGTGGACGTGAAGGATCCCACGACGATGCGGAGCGTCCCCGCGGACGGTCGCACCATGGGGGAGGTGATGTTCCGGGGCAACACGGTGATGAGCGGGTACTACAAGGACtccgcggcgacggcggaggcgaTGGCCGGCGGGTGGCTCCGGTCAGGGGACCTGGCGGTGCGGCACGGCGACGGGTACGTGAAGATCCGGGACCGGTCCAAGGACATCATCATCTCGGGCGGGGAGAACATCAGCACGATCGAGGTGGAGGCGGCGCTGTTCGCGCACCCGGCGTtgatggaggcggcggtggtgggGCGCCCCGACGAGTACTGGGGCGAGACGCCGTGCGCGTTCGTGACACTCAGGGACGGCGCCGAGGGCGTGGGAGCGGAGGAGGTGATGGCGTTCTGCCGGGCGCGGCTGCCGCACTACATGGCGCCGCGGACGGTGGTGTTCGTGGCGGAGCTGCCCAAGACGGCGACGGGCAAGGTGCAAAAGTTCGCGCTCCGGGAGCAGGCCAAGGCCATGGGCAGCATCTCCCTCTCCAGCTCCAAGCAGGGAGGAGGATCAGGGACAGGGAGGAGCAAGCTCTGA